In Leptospiraceae bacterium, one DNA window encodes the following:
- the rpsK gene encoding 30S ribosomal protein S11, producing MEKNQKNKKEKKVKKKEKKNIPKGKVYIQASFNNTIVSVTDMAGNVISWSTSGAMAFRGSKKSTPYAAQIAAGNAADKAIEASGIREVDVLVSGPGIGRESAIRSLAAKGLAIKIIKDITPLPHNGCRPRKRRRV from the coding sequence ATGGAAAAAAATCAGAAAAATAAAAAAGAAAAAAAAGTTAAGAAAAAAGAAAAGAAAAATATCCCTAAAGGCAAGGTATATATACAAGCTTCTTTTAATAACACAATTGTATCTGTTACTGATATGGCCGGAAATGTAATATCTTGGTCAACATCTGGAGCTATGGCATTTAGAGGGTCTAAGAAATCTACTCCTTATGCAGCTCAAATTGCTGCTGGAAATGCTGCAGATAAGGCAATTGAAGCATCAGGAATTCGTGAAGTTGATGTATTGGTTTCGGGGCCCGGAATTGGACGAGAGTCAGCAATTCGATCTCTTGCAGCAAAAGGATTAGCAATAAAAATTATAAAAGATATTACTCCTCTGCCTCATAACGGATGCAGACCGAGAAAAAGAAGAAGAGTGTGA
- the infA gene encoding translation initiation factor IF-1, whose product MAKEEAIVVDGTVTEPLPNAMFRVELENGHKILAHISGKMRMHYIRILPGDKVTVELSPYDLTKGRITYRKK is encoded by the coding sequence TTGGCAAAAGAAGAAGCGATTGTAGTGGACGGTACTGTTACAGAGCCTCTTCCAAATGCTATGTTTCGTGTTGAGTTAGAAAATGGGCATAAGATTTTAGCCCATATCTCTGGAAAAATGCGGATGCATTATATCAGGATTTTACCTGGGGACAAGGTGACGGTTGAGCTTTCACCTTATGATTTAACCAAGGGTAGAATTACTTATCGTAAGAAGTAG
- the rpsM gene encoding 30S ribosomal protein S13 encodes MARIAGIDLPKDKRIVVGLTYIFGIGRSSSEKILNKAGVDFSVRVKDLNDQQEAAIRKVIEEEKTVEGDLRSETNLNIKRLMDIGCYRGLRHRRGLPVRGQRTKTNARTRKGGKKTVANKKKVTK; translated from the coding sequence ATGGCGAGGATTGCTGGAATTGATCTTCCTAAAGATAAAAGAATAGTAGTTGGGCTGACCTATATATTTGGAATAGGCAGGTCTTCATCTGAAAAGATTTTGAATAAGGCAGGTGTTGATTTTAGTGTTCGAGTAAAAGACTTGAACGATCAACAAGAAGCTGCAATTAGAAAAGTTATTGAAGAAGAAAAAACTGTTGAAGGTGATCTTCGCTCTGAAACTAACCTAAATATCAAAAGGCTTATGGATATAGGTTGTTATCGTGGGCTTCGTCATAGAAGAGGTTTACCTGTTCGAGGACAAAGAACGAAAACCAACGCCCGAACCAGAAAGGGCGGAAAGAAAACTGTAGCAAATAAAAAGAAAGTGACTAAGTAA
- the rpsD gene encoding 30S ribosomal protein S4, which translates to MARYTGPACKLCRREGLKLYLKGSRCLNKDKCSFEDRKNPPGLPPKKKGKVSEYSLQLREKQKVKRIYGVLEKQFREYFAKAHKSQTGITGDILLQLLERRLDNVVYRLGLATSRAQSRSFISQGHINVNGNRVDIASYQIKIGDKIEIREKFKKSSLLDQNIKYAQSLNRHPSWLTPDYVNLSGEIIALPTREHIDMPIKEQVIIELYSK; encoded by the coding sequence ATGGCGAGATATACAGGACCAGCTTGTAAACTATGCAGAAGAGAAGGTTTAAAACTTTATTTAAAAGGTAGTCGGTGCTTAAATAAGGATAAATGTAGTTTTGAAGACAGAAAAAATCCACCTGGACTTCCTCCTAAGAAAAAAGGAAAGGTATCGGAATATTCTTTACAATTACGTGAAAAGCAAAAAGTAAAAAGAATATATGGAGTGCTTGAAAAGCAGTTCAGAGAATATTTTGCGAAAGCCCATAAATCTCAAACAGGGATTACAGGTGATATACTTCTGCAATTGTTAGAAAGAAGGCTAGACAACGTAGTTTATAGGTTAGGTCTTGCAACATCAAGAGCACAATCTAGATCTTTTATTTCTCAGGGACATATCAATGTAAATGGAAATAGGGTCGATATTGCAAGCTATCAGATTAAAATAGGCGATAAGATAGAAATTCGAGAAAAATTCAAAAAGTCCAGTTTACTGGATCAAAATATAAAATATGCACAATCTCTGAATCGTCATCCTTCTTGGCTTACACCTGATTATGTGAATTTATCGGGTGAGATTATTGCTCTACCTACAAGAGAGCATATTGATATGCCGATTAAAGAGCAAGTGATCATAGAATTGTATTCTAAATAG
- the rpmJ gene encoding 50S ribosomal protein L36, with translation MKVRTSVKKICSSCKVIRRKGVIRVICANPKHKQRQR, from the coding sequence ATGAAAGTTAGAACATCAGTTAAAAAAATATGTAGCAGTTGTAAAGTTATCAGACGAAAAGGTGTGATTCGTGTGATTTGTGCAAATCCTAAACACAAACAGAGGCAGAGATAA